A DNA window from Halomonas zincidurans B6 contains the following coding sequences:
- the tilS gene encoding tRNA lysidine(34) synthetase TilS, with amino-acid sequence MAVPRGRPLWIALSGGLDSSLLLTLAARAAHRAPRPLYALHVNHALQPAAADFERHCRALCSRLGVPLFVERVTVERADKGLEAAAREARYAAFARRVAPGETLWLAQHGDDQAESVLLAALRGSGIRGLAAMPARRDWRGRQLVRPLLGVTRARLAEEAAALGVRWCDDPSNADSTFDRNFLRREVLPLLTERWPAAAASLAGVAARAFEADALLDELATLDLARAGGVPARLALDVLRQLSAPRQRLLIRYACQRLDLPTPPTARLDTLLAQLEARDDAQVHVAWPGGEARCWRGHCYLLAPPAPLPSDWRSEWDGHTPLMTPVGRVEIRLKPARGAVQALVLTLRRGGEALRVAGRGRRDVKRLLQEAGVPPWQRPRQLLAWHGETLVAVLGIAVAEGWEQC; translated from the coding sequence ATGGCTGTGCCGCGAGGGCGCCCGCTGTGGATCGCGCTGTCCGGCGGGCTGGATTCCTCGCTGTTGCTGACTCTGGCCGCGCGCGCCGCCCACCGCGCGCCGCGGCCGCTCTACGCGCTGCACGTCAATCACGCCCTGCAACCGGCTGCCGCCGACTTCGAACGGCATTGCCGGGCGCTGTGTTCGCGCCTGGGCGTGCCGCTGTTCGTCGAACGGGTGACGGTCGAGCGTGCCGACAAGGGGCTCGAGGCGGCGGCCCGGGAGGCGCGTTACGCGGCCTTCGCGCGGCGGGTCGCCCCGGGCGAGACGCTGTGGCTGGCCCAGCACGGCGACGACCAGGCCGAGAGCGTGCTGCTCGCCGCGCTGCGCGGCAGCGGCATCCGCGGGCTGGCGGCGATGCCGGCGCGGCGAGACTGGCGGGGCCGCCAGCTGGTCCGCCCGCTGCTCGGCGTCACGCGGGCACGCCTGGCGGAGGAGGCTGCCGCGCTGGGCGTGCGCTGGTGCGACGACCCGAGCAATGCCGATAGCACTTTCGACCGTAACTTCCTGCGCCGGGAGGTGCTGCCGCTGCTCACCGAGCGTTGGCCGGCGGCGGCGGCATCGCTTGCCGGGGTCGCCGCGCGCGCTTTTGAAGCCGATGCGCTGCTCGACGAGCTGGCCACACTCGATCTGGCGCGTGCCGGTGGCGTGCCGGCGCGGCTCGCGCTGGATGTGCTGCGCCAGCTTTCCGCGCCCCGCCAACGGCTGCTGATTCGCTACGCCTGTCAGCGTCTCGACCTGCCGACTCCGCCCACTGCGCGCCTCGACACGCTGCTCGCCCAGCTCGAGGCACGCGACGATGCACAAGTGCATGTCGCCTGGCCGGGTGGCGAAGCGCGTTGCTGGCGCGGGCATTGCTATCTGCTGGCGCCGCCGGCGCCGCTGCCGAGCGATTGGCGAAGCGAATGGGACGGCCACACGCCGCTGATGACGCCGGTGGGGCGTGTCGAGATACGTCTGAAACCGGCGAGAGGCGCGGTGCAAGCGCTGGTTCTGACCCTGCGGCGGGGCGGCGAAGCGCTGCGCGTCGCCGGGCGCGGCCGGCGTGACGTCAAGCGCCTGCTGCAGGAGGCCGGGGTGCCGCCCTGGCAGCGGCCCCGCCAGTTGCTGGCCTGGCATGGCGAGACGCTGGTCGCGGTGCTGGGTATCGCCGTTGCCGAGGGCTGGGAGCAGTGCTAG